The following coding sequences are from one Luteimonas sp. S4-F44 window:
- the zapE gene encoding cell division protein ZapE, which translates to MSLPPLPSERYAAGVARGDWQHDPAQQPALVELDRLHRALHTPPPRRGLLGRLFGGEGHSDDIPGLYLWGGVGRGKTFMIDLFHDGLALRTLKGEARADAPAPAAPRDPERSPEPDPRLGGKRRTHFHRFMREVHTALRAHAGERDPLAAIVRGWRDAGLRVLVLDEFFVSDIGDAMLLARLLERMVADGIVLVTSSNAAPGDLYKDGLQRARFLPAIALIERHCHVVYLESDTDYRMRALTRSPVYRAPLDAGADAWLETRWRELGGDDAHRDAGIELDGRRIPVRARCTGMAWFDFDALCDGPRGASDYIQIATEFHTVLLGGIPTMDGRRDDAARRFVTLIDELYDRNVNLVCTADAEPPQLYAGERLSAAFERTASRLIEMRSAEYLLRAHRA; encoded by the coding sequence ATGAGCCTGCCGCCGCTGCCCTCCGAGCGTTACGCCGCGGGCGTCGCGCGCGGCGACTGGCAGCACGACCCGGCGCAGCAACCGGCGCTGGTCGAGCTCGACCGCTTGCATCGCGCGTTGCACACACCGCCACCGCGCCGAGGCCTGCTCGGCCGGCTGTTCGGCGGTGAGGGCCACAGCGACGACATCCCCGGGCTGTACCTGTGGGGCGGCGTGGGGCGCGGCAAGACCTTCATGATCGATCTGTTCCACGACGGCCTGGCGCTGCGGACGCTCAAGGGCGAGGCGCGCGCCGATGCGCCAGCGCCTGCCGCGCCGCGCGACCCCGAGCGCAGCCCCGAGCCCGATCCGCGGCTGGGCGGCAAGCGGCGCACGCACTTCCACCGCTTCATGCGCGAGGTGCATACCGCGCTGCGCGCGCATGCCGGCGAGCGCGATCCGCTGGCCGCGATCGTGCGCGGCTGGCGCGACGCCGGCCTGCGCGTGCTCGTGCTCGACGAGTTCTTCGTCAGCGACATCGGCGATGCGATGCTGCTGGCCCGGCTGCTCGAACGCATGGTCGCCGACGGCATTGTGCTGGTGACCAGTTCCAATGCCGCGCCCGGCGACCTGTACAAGGACGGCCTGCAGCGCGCGCGCTTCCTGCCGGCGATCGCCCTGATCGAGCGCCACTGCCACGTGGTCTACCTGGAGAGCGACACCGACTACCGCATGCGCGCGCTGACCCGCTCGCCGGTCTACCGCGCGCCGCTCGATGCAGGCGCCGATGCCTGGCTGGAGACGCGCTGGCGCGAGTTGGGCGGCGACGATGCGCATCGCGACGCCGGCATCGAGCTCGACGGCCGCCGCATCCCCGTGCGTGCGCGCTGCACCGGCATGGCCTGGTTCGACTTCGACGCGCTGTGCGACGGCCCGCGCGGCGCCAGCGACTACATCCAGATCGCGACCGAGTTCCACACCGTGCTGCTCGGCGGCATCCCGACGATGGACGGCCGCCGCGACGACGCCGCGCGCCGGTTCGTCACGCTGATCGACGAGCTCTACGACCGCAACGTCAATCTGGTGTGCACCGCCGATGCCGAACCGCCCCAGCTCTACGCCGGCGAGCGGCTGTCGGCGGCCTTCGAGCGCACCGCCTCGCGTCTGATCGAGATGCGCAGCGCCGAATACCTGCTGCGGGCGCATCGGGCGTAG
- a CDS encoding alpha/beta fold hydrolase, with translation MMSPTFPTQSGPLTLAGPVGALEAAIDLPEADVPALPLVAVVCHPLPTEGGTMHNKVVTMVARSLRELGATTLRFNFRGTGASEGQFDRGDGETDDLTAVVEWVRRERPGDALWLAGFSFGAYVSLRASAALKPDLLISVAPPAGRWDFDRIVLPDCPWLVIQGESDEIVDPEAVYRWLEERDAQAELVRMPDTGHFFHRRMIDLRGVVKNGVRSYLPPAR, from the coding sequence ATGATGTCCCCCACCTTTCCCACGCAATCGGGCCCGCTGACGCTGGCCGGTCCAGTCGGCGCGCTCGAGGCCGCCATTGATCTGCCCGAGGCCGACGTCCCCGCGCTGCCGCTGGTGGCGGTGGTCTGCCATCCGCTGCCCACCGAGGGCGGCACGATGCACAACAAGGTCGTGACGATGGTCGCGCGCTCGCTGCGCGAACTCGGCGCGACGACCCTGCGCTTCAATTTCCGCGGTACCGGTGCCTCCGAGGGTCAGTTCGACCGCGGCGACGGCGAGACCGACGACCTGACCGCCGTGGTCGAATGGGTGCGCCGGGAACGGCCCGGCGATGCCCTGTGGCTGGCCGGTTTCAGCTTCGGCGCCTACGTGTCGCTGCGTGCCAGCGCTGCCTTGAAGCCCGATCTGCTGATCTCGGTCGCTCCGCCCGCCGGCCGCTGGGATTTCGACCGCATCGTGCTGCCCGATTGCCCGTGGCTGGTGATCCAGGGCGAGTCCGATGAAATCGTCGATCCCGAGGCGGTCTACCGCTGGCTCGAAGAACGCGACGCCCAGGCCGAACTGGTGCGCATGCCCGACACCGGCCATTTTTTCCACCGCCGGATGATCGACTTGCGCGGCGTGGTCAAGAACGGCGTGCGCAGCTACCTGCCCCCAGCGCGATGA
- a CDS encoding TonB-dependent receptor, giving the protein MSSPARLASALLAALSLPTLAAARDTDGHADAGARTLGTVTVTGSHIRRADAETANPVQVIDRQALETSGKVTVADVLRSISANTGNAANETSNSGWASGSAGIGLRGLSQKNTLVLLNGRRLANYGFPAGGLSDTFVNLNALPLVAVERIEVLKDGASAVYGSDAVAGVVNIITRQNFQGLEVGGSLGTSDQGGLDTQRARLVGGVGDLDTDGYNLLFSLEAYDRDRLDQDQRALTRSGIYTDKPGGRWNGWSAKGARFLVNGASVPLLDAAGHCPQGMVLTASAPIDGLAGDTCAINLAPYTTLIPATERYQGYVNGTVRLGETTEAFGELVVSRIRGASLFGSSPYFTLEGGRFALNAQTGLAEPVSNLLPAGNPYNPYGVATPIEYTFFDLGQSLKTNRSTAYRVLGGVRGRFSDTWDWEAAAFAARSNEEETVAGGFANRWTLAQALADGSLNLHAPSTTPQAVLDAIALSTLRPADSRLTGVDFKVSGSLFELPAGTVGFAAGAEWRHESLVSRNPWQIDAGLQVRPAIAAVDGDRDVAAVYAEVNVPVTPTLELQLAGRGDHYSDFGSAFSPKAGLRWQPLDALLVRASASRGFRAPSLSENSASTSIAYGSVVDPFDPDVPDSRQTPTFFTVGNTDLDPERTRSYNLGVVVSPWADTSLSLDWYRVELDNLVGTGNTATIVQTNDPADVVRDARGKLVAVYNRYQNLSELQTSGLDAELRQRWHTGNAGSFGLSSVFTHVLAYKRPQTIGGPLVDYAGSNLGPSLPRNKATTTLDWKIGDFDTGLTWYRIGGYDQKASAAASAAQSRVDAYDQFDLYLAWSGIEKLTLYAKVENIADETPPHDASFPGIRAPYDFSQYDLRGRYFQVGFDYRF; this is encoded by the coding sequence ATGTCCAGTCCCGCGCGCCTCGCGTCCGCCCTCTTGGCGGCGCTGTCCCTCCCCACCCTCGCCGCCGCACGGGATACGGATGGTCATGCAGACGCAGGCGCGCGCACGCTGGGCACGGTGACCGTGACCGGCTCCCACATCCGCCGTGCGGACGCCGAAACGGCGAACCCGGTGCAGGTCATCGACCGGCAGGCGCTCGAGACCTCGGGCAAGGTCACCGTCGCCGACGTGCTGCGCTCGATCTCGGCCAACACCGGCAATGCCGCCAACGAGACCAGCAACAGTGGTTGGGCGTCGGGCTCGGCCGGCATCGGCCTGCGCGGCCTGTCGCAGAAGAACACGCTGGTGCTGCTCAACGGCCGCCGGCTGGCCAATTACGGCTTCCCGGCCGGCGGGCTGTCGGACACCTTCGTCAACCTCAATGCGCTGCCGCTGGTCGCGGTCGAACGCATCGAGGTGCTCAAGGACGGCGCCTCGGCCGTCTACGGATCAGACGCGGTCGCCGGCGTGGTCAACATCATCACCCGCCAGAACTTCCAGGGCCTGGAAGTGGGCGGCAGCCTGGGCACCTCCGATCAAGGCGGGCTGGACACGCAGCGTGCGCGGCTGGTCGGCGGCGTCGGCGACCTCGACACCGACGGCTACAACCTGCTCTTCAGCCTGGAGGCCTATGATCGCGACCGGCTCGACCAGGACCAGCGCGCGCTCACGCGCTCTGGCATCTACACCGACAAGCCCGGCGGCCGCTGGAACGGCTGGTCGGCCAAGGGCGCACGCTTCCTGGTCAACGGCGCGTCGGTGCCACTGCTCGATGCCGCGGGCCACTGCCCGCAGGGCATGGTGCTGACCGCGAGCGCGCCGATCGACGGGCTCGCCGGCGACACCTGCGCGATCAACCTCGCGCCCTACACGACGCTGATTCCCGCGACCGAGCGCTACCAGGGCTATGTCAACGGCACCGTTCGCCTGGGCGAGACCACCGAGGCGTTCGGCGAACTGGTGGTGAGCCGCATCCGCGGCGCGTCGCTGTTCGGCTCCAGCCCGTACTTCACGCTCGAGGGCGGGCGCTTCGCACTCAACGCGCAGACCGGGTTGGCCGAGCCGGTGTCCAACCTGCTGCCGGCCGGCAACCCCTACAACCCCTACGGCGTCGCCACGCCGATCGAGTACACGTTCTTCGACCTGGGCCAGTCGCTCAAGACCAACCGCTCGACCGCCTACCGGGTGCTGGGCGGCGTGCGCGGCCGGTTCTCCGACACCTGGGACTGGGAGGCCGCGGCGTTCGCGGCGCGCAGCAACGAGGAAGAAACCGTTGCCGGCGGCTTCGCCAACCGCTGGACGCTGGCGCAGGCCCTCGCCGACGGCAGCCTGAACCTGCATGCGCCGTCGACGACGCCGCAGGCCGTGCTCGACGCGATCGCGCTGAGCACGCTGCGGCCGGCCGACTCTCGGCTGACCGGCGTCGACTTCAAGGTCTCGGGCAGCCTGTTCGAGCTGCCGGCCGGCACCGTGGGCTTCGCGGCCGGCGCCGAGTGGCGCCACGAGTCGCTGGTCTCGCGCAACCCGTGGCAGATCGACGCCGGCCTGCAGGTGCGCCCGGCGATCGCCGCGGTCGACGGCGACCGTGATGTCGCCGCGGTCTACGCCGAGGTCAATGTGCCGGTGACCCCAACGCTGGAACTGCAACTGGCTGGACGCGGCGATCACTACAGCGACTTCGGCAGCGCGTTCTCGCCCAAGGCCGGACTGCGCTGGCAGCCGCTCGATGCGCTGCTGGTGCGGGCCTCGGCCTCGCGCGGCTTCCGCGCGCCATCGCTGTCGGAGAACTCGGCCTCAACCAGCATCGCCTACGGCTCGGTCGTCGATCCCTTCGATCCCGATGTCCCCGATTCGCGCCAGACCCCGACGTTCTTCACTGTCGGCAACACCGACCTCGATCCCGAACGCACGCGCAGCTACAACCTGGGCGTTGTCGTCTCGCCGTGGGCCGACACCAGCCTGAGCCTGGACTGGTACCGGGTGGAGCTCGACAACCTGGTGGGCACCGGCAACACCGCCACGATCGTGCAGACCAACGACCCGGCCGATGTCGTACGCGACGCACGCGGCAAGCTGGTGGCCGTCTACAACCGCTACCAGAACTTGAGCGAACTGCAGACTTCGGGCCTGGATGCCGAACTGCGCCAGCGCTGGCACACCGGCAATGCGGGCAGCTTCGGGCTGTCGAGTGTGTTCACCCACGTGCTCGCCTACAAGCGCCCGCAAACGATCGGCGGTCCGCTGGTCGACTACGCCGGCAGCAACCTCGGCCCGTCGCTGCCGCGCAATAAGGCGACGACGACGCTGGACTGGAAGATCGGCGATTTCGACACCGGCCTGACCTGGTACCGCATCGGCGGTTACGACCAGAAGGCCAGTGCCGCGGCAAGCGCCGCGCAGTCGCGGGTGGACGCCTATGACCAGTTCGATCTCTACCTCGCCTGGTCGGGCATCGAGAAG